The stretch of DNA ATGAACCGCTTTTGGTGTCTGTGGGTTGGGTTCGCCAGCGTTCAACTTTGATTGCCAACGCTTCTGGATTGACCAGTTTCTGGTAGGTGCGAGTTACAGACACCCCCGAAGATTCAAAGGTAAACTCTTCTTCGACAAACTCCGGTTTGATCGGGCAGGCATGCATACAAGAGCCGCATTTGATGCAGAAATAATCTGCCAGCACCAGCTCACCCTCGCTGTTAATATGCAATGCTCGTGTCGGACACACATCTGCACAGGCCAGGCAGCCTTCGACGCACCTATCGCGATGCAGTTCCACGCTGCCTTGCCAGCGCTGGGTAACTTGAAAGGCACCCTTGCTTGCGACTTCACATTGCCGACAGCGGATGCAATCCTCATATTTGACGACCATGGTGTCTTTGTCTTCGTCGTAGCTGATGATGTGGGTTGGGCAGTTGTTGATGACCAGGTCTTTCAATGAAAAGTCGAAGGCATCTCTATCAAAGGTGAGGTTCCCACGTATCTCTGGGAAGGTGTTGTATTTCAATACCGGGTTTTCGGGTTGATCGTTAATTGTGATTGAAATTGCATGCACCGTGCAGGTCTCCACACAGATGCCGCACATCACGCACAGGTCCGGGTCCACATCCACAGAAGGCTTGACTGCCATTCGACCGTCGATAATCTCTCCAGGGACATGGGTCAGGGCTTCCTTGGGACACACTGTGGGTCCCATCTGACAGCCTACACAGCGATCTAGGTCCCAGGTCATCAGGTAATGCCTGGTGACCATCGGACGCTCTAAAGTCATTAAATGTTCTGTCCGGGTTTTAATTGTGTTTCCGCGAGAACTCATGGTTTACTCCAATTTTAAATATCGTTAGGAAGCTCCTGCAATTCTTTAAGGCTGAAAACGGGGCCGTCTATGCAAATATATTTCGAGCCGATATTACAGCGGCCACATTTCCCGATACCGCATTTCATGCGCTTTTCTAAAGATGTGTATATATCTTCGGGTGGAAAACCAAGCTCAACGAGAACCGGCAGGGTAAATTTCGTCATGATCGGAGGACCGCACACCACAGCAACAGCATTTTCCGGTGAGGGTGCAACTTCTCTGACGACATCGGGGACATAACCGACATGATGGCTCCAATCCTCTTCAGGGACGTCGATCGCCTGGTGAATTTGCATATCATCCCGCTGATGCCAGCTCTGGATATCGTGTTTATACATGCACAAACCGGAGTTGCGGGCACCGTAAATCACAACCAGTTGATCAAAATCCGGACGGTTTTGAGGGTGATGGACGTGTTTGGTTAGAGCATATAACGTTGAAAACGCACACCCGCCACCGATAATCACTAGGGTTTTGCCTTTCCAATTAGCGAGAGGAAAGCCATTACCCAGGGGACCACGCATACCGATTGGGTCGCCAGGCTGGAGGGTGTGGGCATATTGTGTAAAGGTACCCAATTTTTGGATTGTAAAGCGCACAAAATCACCTTCCCAGGCTGCTGACGCGACGCCAAAGGGTGCTTCGCCCTTGCCAAAAATTGATAATTGGCAGAATTGGCCGGGATTGTACTTGTCAAAAAATTCAACCTGATCTTTTTCCCGGTCAAAAGTTAATTC from Brevefilum fermentans encodes:
- a CDS encoding 4Fe-4S binding protein, with the protein product MSSRGNTIKTRTEHLMTLERPMVTRHYLMTWDLDRCVGCQMGPTVCPKEALTHVPGEIIDGRMAVKPSVDVDPDLCVMCGICVETCTVHAISITINDQPENPVLKYNTFPEIRGNLTFDRDAFDFSLKDLVINNCPTHIISYDEDKDTMVVKYEDCIRCRQCEVASKGAFQVTQRWQGSVELHRDRCVEGCLACADVCPTRALHINSEGELVLADYFCIKCGSCMHACPIKPEFVEEEFTFESSGVSVTRTYQKLVNPEALAIKVERWRTQPTDTKSGSWIEALRKLADDKAGAVEIDRKRALRRKDLIVALRGHTLPAHPKEE
- a CDS encoding FAD/NAD(P)-binding protein, with product MHDNGHNPYKPIPMHVVRAYYESNDRSLKTLELTFDREKDQVEFFDKYNPGQFCQLSIFGKGEAPFGVASAAWEGDFVRFTIQKLGTFTQYAHTLQPGDPIGMRGPLGNGFPLANWKGKTLVIIGGGCAFSTLYALTKHVHHPQNRPDFDQLVVIYGARNSGLCMYKHDIQSWHQRDDMQIHQAIDVPEEDWSHHVGYVPDVVREVAPSPENAVAVVCGPPIMTKFTLPVLVELGFPPEDIYTSLEKRMKCGIGKCGRCNIGSKYICIDGPVFSLKELQELPNDI